One window of Chloroflexus aggregans DSM 9485 genomic DNA carries:
- a CDS encoding peptidoglycan D,D-transpeptidase FtsI family protein: MRPRRFWHAPALVTALVLLMYGMFLPIEQEPTWLLLLWIGGALAGLVMMSQINGAPPSNDLSRTVSRLGTVIILGFLMLSLQLLRQQLIKAEAISSYVVTGADGSTTSNVRPVLATQRVLRGSISDRKGRTLVESVLVNGIARRSYPLVGTYDMTAFGHILGFFSPRYGQSGLEARFNDYLSGERGNEWQSLLSEWTGELPQGNALTLTIDAELQDRVARLLGDRRGAVVVLDPRTGAILAMVSRPGFDPSRLVVDPSAADLAAERQRVSTYWSQLNQDDAGQPLLNRASQGRYPPGSTFKTVTAVAVLEHPFIGQPNQITCPNEYFPQPDAPPIVNAVNNLGAIIGEPATLERVYAFSCNTAFAQYAVRLGADRFAEVAQRFNIFLPNRTPTGFRVLRDLPSEPSLLAVQADFLAQPRALADTGYGQGQLLVTPLQMALIAATIANDGVMMEPYLVQRITRPDGSTVRQTTPKSVRRVMSSSTARQMREAMAAVARYGFGSSISQFVTQPVGGKSGTAEHVPGAPPHAWFIAIGPIDTPRYAVAVIIEQGGEGSGVAARLAGEVLAAAFALE, translated from the coding sequence ATGCGACCACGCCGTTTTTGGCATGCCCCGGCGCTTGTAACAGCACTGGTCTTACTTATGTACGGCATGTTCCTCCCGATAGAACAAGAGCCAACCTGGTTGCTCTTGCTCTGGATCGGTGGGGCATTAGCCGGATTGGTGATGATGAGTCAGATCAATGGTGCGCCGCCGAGCAACGATCTTAGCCGTACCGTCTCACGGCTCGGTACGGTGATTATCCTCGGCTTTCTGATGCTGAGCCTGCAATTGCTTCGACAGCAATTGATTAAAGCCGAGGCAATTAGCAGCTACGTTGTCACCGGCGCCGATGGCAGCACCACCAGCAATGTCCGTCCGGTACTGGCTACCCAGCGCGTCTTACGCGGGTCAATCAGTGACCGCAAGGGGCGTACCCTGGTCGAGAGTGTGTTAGTTAACGGAATTGCCCGACGCTCGTATCCGCTGGTCGGCACATACGATATGACGGCTTTTGGGCATATTCTCGGCTTTTTCAGCCCTCGTTATGGGCAGAGTGGCCTTGAAGCAAGATTCAACGACTACTTATCGGGCGAACGTGGCAACGAGTGGCAATCACTGCTCAGCGAATGGACAGGCGAATTACCGCAGGGCAATGCGCTCACCCTCACCATTGACGCCGAGTTGCAAGATCGGGTAGCGCGTTTGCTCGGCGATCGGCGTGGCGCGGTGGTTGTCCTCGATCCACGGACAGGGGCGATACTGGCAATGGTGAGTCGGCCTGGATTTGATCCGAGTCGCTTGGTGGTCGACCCGTCAGCAGCCGATCTCGCTGCCGAACGCCAACGGGTGAGTACCTATTGGTCACAGTTGAATCAAGATGATGCGGGCCAGCCATTGCTCAACCGGGCCAGCCAAGGACGTTATCCCCCCGGCTCAACGTTCAAGACGGTGACGGCGGTGGCGGTGTTAGAACACCCGTTCATTGGGCAACCCAACCAAATTACATGCCCCAACGAGTATTTTCCGCAACCAGATGCGCCACCGATCGTCAATGCGGTGAATAATCTAGGTGCCATAATCGGTGAACCGGCGACGCTTGAGCGGGTCTACGCCTTTTCGTGCAATACTGCTTTTGCCCAGTACGCAGTACGATTGGGCGCTGACCGATTTGCTGAGGTGGCCCAGCGCTTTAACATTTTTCTCCCCAACCGCACCCCAACCGGGTTCAGAGTATTGCGCGATCTCCCTTCCGAACCCAGTTTGCTGGCGGTACAGGCCGATTTTCTCGCACAGCCGCGTGCGCTGGCCGATACCGGTTATGGGCAGGGACAGTTGCTCGTCACACCGCTACAGATGGCCCTAATCGCGGCAACAATCGCCAATGACGGCGTGATGATGGAACCCTATCTCGTACAGCGGATTACCCGCCCGGATGGCAGTACCGTTCGGCAAACGACGCCGAAGTCAGTGCGACGGGTGATGAGCAGTAGTACGGCCCGCCAGATGCGCGAGGCTATGGCTGCCGTGGCTCGGTACGGTTTTGGCAGCAGCATATCGCAGTTTGTCACGCAACCGGTCGGCGGCAAATCAGGCACCGCCGAACACGTACCCGGTGCGCCGCCCCATGCGTGGTTTATCGCAATCGGCCCGATTGACACGCCGCGCTACGCTGTCGCCGTGATCATCGAGCAAGGCGGTGAGGGTAGTGGCGTTGCTGCCCGACTGGCCGGTGAAGTGCTGGCGGCAGCATTTGCCTTAGAGTGA